The Muricauda sp. SCSIO 65647 genome includes a region encoding these proteins:
- a CDS encoding efflux RND transporter periplasmic adaptor subunit, translated as MKKILKWVGLAVLVIGALWAASFFISSNSKSPIEYETHNPFISNIEKKTVATGKVIPQEEVEIKPQISGIIDKIYNEEGDEVKTGDLIALIRVVPNEQALFQARGRVNNAKVALKNSEIEYNRNKTLFDRGVVSNQDFLNLQLQYEQAKLELENAQNDYQIILRGSAGGSASANTNIRATVDGTILEIPVEEGDQVIQSNNFNDGTTIATIADLGKMIFEGKVDEGEVGKLEVGMPLKISLGAIEDKEFDATLKFIAPKGVEEAGAVQFKIEGDVNVDDDFMVRAGYSANASLTLEKKDSILVIPEALLQFDKETDEPYVEVATGEQEFERRDVEIGISDGINVEILSGLTEEDNVKQWNKTEPIKKGLEEEEEGEESDE; from the coding sequence ATGAAGAAAATTCTAAAATGGGTAGGACTTGCAGTCTTGGTAATCGGTGCCCTTTGGGCCGCATCTTTCTTTATCAGCTCTAACAGCAAGTCACCGATAGAATACGAAACCCATAACCCCTTTATTTCAAACATAGAAAAGAAGACTGTGGCCACGGGTAAGGTGATTCCCCAAGAAGAGGTTGAGATCAAGCCACAGATTTCGGGCATTATCGACAAGATATACAATGAAGAGGGCGATGAGGTAAAAACGGGTGATTTGATTGCCCTTATTAGGGTGGTGCCTAATGAACAGGCCCTTTTTCAGGCAAGAGGCCGGGTAAACAACGCCAAGGTGGCCCTCAAGAACTCTGAAATAGAGTATAATAGAAATAAAACCCTTTTTGACAGGGGTGTGGTTTCAAATCAAGATTTTCTAAACCTTCAATTACAATATGAACAGGCAAAATTAGAACTTGAAAATGCCCAAAATGATTATCAGATAATCCTTAGGGGTTCTGCGGGTGGCTCTGCCAGTGCCAATACAAATATTCGTGCCACGGTTGACGGAACAATTTTGGAAATTCCTGTTGAAGAGGGCGATCAGGTTATTCAGAGCAATAATTTCAATGACGGTACCACGATTGCCACCATTGCCGATTTGGGCAAAATGATTTTTGAAGGAAAGGTCGATGAAGGCGAGGTCGGTAAGCTTGAAGTCGGCATGCCATTGAAAATAAGCCTAGGTGCCATTGAAGATAAAGAATTTGATGCCACATTGAAGTTCATAGCGCCCAAAGGGGTCGAAGAGGCAGGTGCCGTTCAATTCAAGATTGAGGGCGATGTCAATGTAGACGATGATTTTATGGTGCGGGCAGGTTATAGCGCCAATGCTTCATTGACATTAGAGAAAAAAGACAGCATTTTGGTAATACCGGAAGCGTTGCTACAATTCGATAAAGAAACCGACGAGCCCTATGTTGAGGTGGCCACCGGAGAACAAGAGTTTGAAAGGCGTGATGTTGAAATCGGTATCTCTGACGGAATCAATGTAGAAATACTCTCAGGACTGACCGAAGAAGACAACGTGAAGCAATGGAACAAAACAGAACCAATCAAAAAAGGCCTAGAAGAAGAGGAGGAAGGTGAAGAATCTGACGAGTAG
- a CDS encoding ABC transporter permease: protein MRLLFDRNTWQEIFGSIRKNKIRTIITIVGVLWGIFVYIAMSGAAKGMDNGFEKSFETVAMNSLFAWAQSTSKPYSGFKTGRQLQLKLGDATVLENRIAEIQYIAPRNVKGTFGSSPASISRGLKSGSYPVYGDFPVFTKIATKKIYDGGRFINDDDIEQARKVCVIGERTQQELFEEDEDPIGGYIRIDGIYFQVVGVHKFVQTAPFDSDSDIFIPFTTYRRLYNSGENVGWFSIAAYDDADVVQVEEDVKSVLKSIHRVDPTDERAFGTFNLGEVFNKIMGFSKGLTFISLVVGIATILAGIIGIGAILLISVKERTKELGVRRALGATPGEVRTLIVLECLFLTLISGIIGIILGAVVLKIVDNATQGIDFPYTNPTVPIPLVVGAFMLMMVLGVLIGLIPAQRAVSIRPIDALREE, encoded by the coding sequence ATGAGATTGTTATTTGATAGAAATACCTGGCAAGAAATTTTCGGATCCATCCGAAAAAATAAAATACGCACCATAATTACCATCGTTGGGGTACTCTGGGGTATTTTTGTTTACATAGCCATGTCAGGTGCCGCTAAAGGAATGGACAACGGTTTTGAAAAGTCTTTTGAAACAGTAGCCATGAACAGCCTTTTTGCTTGGGCGCAAAGTACCAGCAAACCCTATTCAGGCTTCAAGACAGGAAGACAATTACAGTTGAAACTTGGTGATGCCACTGTACTTGAAAACCGAATCGCTGAAATTCAATATATCGCCCCTAGAAACGTAAAAGGCACTTTTGGTTCTTCTCCGGCATCCATATCCCGAGGATTAAAATCAGGCAGTTACCCTGTTTATGGCGATTTTCCTGTTTTTACGAAAATCGCCACCAAAAAGATATATGACGGTGGTCGTTTTATCAACGACGATGATATTGAGCAGGCTCGAAAGGTGTGTGTGATCGGTGAGCGCACCCAACAAGAATTGTTTGAAGAAGATGAAGACCCGATCGGGGGGTACATTCGAATTGATGGTATCTATTTTCAAGTGGTCGGGGTTCACAAATTTGTACAAACGGCACCCTTTGACTCAGATAGCGACATTTTTATCCCTTTTACAACCTATCGAAGATTGTACAATTCTGGCGAAAATGTTGGCTGGTTCTCTATTGCCGCTTACGATGATGCCGATGTGGTTCAGGTTGAAGAAGATGTAAAATCGGTTCTCAAATCCATACACCGCGTAGATCCAACTGATGAAAGGGCATTTGGCACATTCAATTTGGGCGAAGTATTCAATAAGATTATGGGCTTCTCGAAAGGGTTGACCTTTATCTCGTTAGTAGTGGGCATAGCCACCATTTTGGCGGGTATTATCGGTATCGGGGCCATTCTGTTGATTTCGGTCAAAGAGCGTACCAAAGAATTGGGCGTGAGAAGGGCCTTGGGTGCCACGCCCGGTGAAGTACGTACCTTGATTGTTTTGGAGTGCCTCTTTTTGACATTGATCTCAGGAATAATAGGGATCATCTTAGGGGCGGTAGTGCTAAAAATTGTCGATAATGCGACACAGGGCATTGATTTTCCATATACCAATCCGACGGTGCCGATACCACTGGTGGTGGGGGCATTCATGTTGATGATGGTTTTAGGTGTGCTCATAGGGCTGATACCAGCGCAAAGGGCCGTCAGCATTCGGCCGATCGATGCATTGAGAGAAGAATAA
- a CDS encoding ABC transporter permease, with translation MFSRDTWREIFISIKKNKLRTFLAGFTVALGILIFVSLVGLTNGLKNTFNEFFSDDATNTFFLFPGRTTMPYKGYKSRRRIEFDNSDLADIKKNFALFVDYITPRISRNALVKYREESNNYNTRAVAPGHQFNEKTIMMKGRYLNQEDIAKKTKYAVIGRLVEQDLFGAVDAIGKYIDIGGSAFKVIGVFQDDGGDNEERYIYLPYTTRQLIEKNTDKIDQIILGFKPEIGYAGAMAFETSLEKFLKEKKYISPEDQNGLFIRNVADQLKQNQQFANILGIIASVFALGTLVAGIIGISNIMVFVVKERTKEIGIRKALGATPASVIGSILLESVFITTAFGYIGMLIGLVVLQSIGTSLEDFFIKNPYINTGLAIIATVFLILFGALAGYIPARRAARIKPIVALRDE, from the coding sequence ATGTTCAGTAGAGATACTTGGCGAGAAATATTCATATCCATCAAGAAAAATAAACTCCGCACATTTTTGGCGGGATTTACAGTGGCTTTGGGTATTCTCATCTTTGTCTCTTTGGTAGGCTTGACCAATGGGTTGAAGAACACCTTCAATGAGTTTTTCAGCGACGATGCCACCAATACTTTTTTCCTATTTCCCGGCAGAACGACCATGCCATATAAAGGTTACAAATCAAGAAGAAGAATAGAATTCGATAATTCTGATTTGGCCGATATCAAGAAGAACTTTGCGCTCTTTGTTGACTATATAACCCCAAGAATAAGTAGAAATGCCTTGGTGAAGTACCGTGAAGAGTCAAATAACTACAACACAAGGGCCGTGGCCCCCGGTCATCAATTCAATGAAAAGACCATTATGATGAAGGGGCGGTACCTCAATCAAGAAGATATTGCCAAGAAGACCAAATATGCGGTCATTGGCAGGTTGGTGGAACAAGACCTTTTCGGCGCAGTCGACGCTATTGGCAAATACATCGATATCGGAGGAAGTGCATTTAAGGTCATCGGGGTTTTTCAAGATGATGGGGGCGACAATGAAGAGCGATATATTTATTTGCCCTATACCACCAGACAGTTGATTGAAAAAAACACTGATAAGATCGATCAAATCATTCTTGGCTTCAAACCAGAGATAGGATATGCAGGGGCAATGGCTTTTGAAACAAGTCTAGAAAAGTTTCTGAAGGAGAAAAAATACATAAGCCCTGAAGACCAAAATGGGCTTTTTATCAGAAATGTGGCCGACCAACTAAAACAAAACCAGCAGTTCGCCAATATACTGGGCATTATTGCATCCGTATTTGCCTTGGGCACCTTGGTGGCAGGTATCATCGGGATCAGTAATATTATGGTTTTCGTGGTAAAAGAACGTACCAAAGAAATTGGTATTCGAAAGGCTTTGGGGGCTACACCGGCTTCGGTCATTGGATCTATTTTATTGGAATCTGTTTTTATTACCACAGCGTTTGGTTATATAGGCATGTTGATTGGTCTGGTCGTATTGCAATCGATTGGTACCAGTCTTGAGGATTTCTTCATCAAGAATCCATATATCAACACGGGCCTTGCCATTATCGCAACCGTTTTTTTGATCCTCTTCGGAGCTTTGGCCGGTTATATTCCCGCGAGACGTGCAGCAAGAATCAAACCCATAGTGGCATTAAGGGACGAATAA
- a CDS encoding ABC transporter ATP-binding protein has translation MIEIKDLHKSYKMGSNSLHVLKGLNFSIEEGELVAIMGSSGSGKSTLLNILGMLDEADSGEYTLDGVPIKNLSETKAAQYRNKFLGFIFQSFNLINYKNALENVALPLYYQRMPRKERQEKAMKYLEQVGLKEWAHHLPNELSGGQKQRVAIARAMAAEPKVLLADELTGALDSTTSYEIMELIQKINDQGNTILVVTHEDDIAHMCKRIVYLKDGVIEKDEKIKQVRASAYVQ, from the coding sequence ATGATAGAAATCAAAGATCTTCACAAATCCTATAAAATGGGAAGCAATTCCCTGCATGTACTCAAAGGATTGAACTTTTCAATTGAAGAAGGTGAATTGGTGGCCATTATGGGCTCGTCTGGTTCTGGAAAATCAACCCTGCTGAACATTTTGGGCATGTTGGATGAAGCAGATTCAGGAGAATACACATTGGATGGGGTTCCGATCAAAAACCTCTCAGAGACAAAAGCGGCCCAATATCGAAACAAGTTTCTAGGGTTTATCTTCCAATCTTTCAACCTTATCAATTATAAAAACGCCTTAGAGAACGTGGCATTGCCACTGTACTATCAAAGAATGCCCAGAAAAGAGCGTCAAGAAAAGGCAATGAAGTATTTAGAGCAAGTGGGTCTCAAAGAGTGGGCGCACCACCTACCGAACGAACTTTCTGGTGGCCAAAAGCAACGGGTGGCGATAGCAAGGGCCATGGCGGCCGAGCCAAAGGTTTTGTTGGCCGATGAGTTGACGGGTGCTCTAGACAGTACCACCTCATATGAGATCATGGAACTCATTCAAAAGATAAATGATCAAGGAAACACCATTTTGGTGGTCACCCACGAAGATGATATCGCGCATATGTGCAAACGTATTGTCTATCTAAAGGACGGTGTCATTGAAAAAGACGAAAAAATAAAACAGGTAAGGGCCTCCGCATATGTTCAGTAG
- a CDS encoding efflux RND transporter periplasmic adaptor subunit — translation MKKSVTIIILLIILIGFGGAMYYLYQKDAEDPVIYSTEKPSKQTIIKKAVATGSILPLEEVLIKPNISGVIEEVYVEGGDYVKSGDLIAKIKVVPNLNALNDARDAIDQAKINLNDQKRNYDRQKSLFDRGVISQADLERAEVTFDQAKQSYNAANKRYDIIKTGTASGYGNQANTLIRSTVSGMVLDVPVEKGNQVIESNNFNEGTTIAAIADVEKMIFEGKVDESEVGKITENLPLEITVGAIEDQVFDAVLDYIAPKGKEENGAIQFEIKGTLTKEDTTFIRAGLSANASIILARADSVLALKEALVQFDTETKEPFVEIEKGEQQFERKEIQLGISDGIFVEVKSGVGPDDKIKVWNNVEPEVTAN, via the coding sequence ATGAAGAAGTCAGTAACCATTATCATTCTCCTGATCATTTTAATCGGATTCGGTGGAGCGATGTACTATCTATATCAAAAGGATGCTGAAGATCCGGTAATCTATTCAACTGAAAAACCGTCAAAACAGACCATCATAAAAAAAGCCGTGGCTACGGGAAGTATCCTTCCTTTAGAAGAAGTATTGATAAAGCCCAATATTTCAGGGGTAATCGAAGAAGTTTATGTTGAGGGAGGTGACTATGTGAAGTCGGGTGATTTGATTGCCAAAATCAAAGTGGTCCCTAATTTGAATGCGCTCAATGATGCTCGCGACGCGATCGATCAGGCCAAAATCAATTTAAACGATCAGAAGCGTAACTATGATCGGCAAAAATCCCTGTTCGATAGAGGGGTTATTTCCCAAGCAGACCTTGAACGGGCCGAAGTCACGTTTGACCAAGCAAAACAATCGTACAATGCCGCCAATAAAAGATACGACATCATCAAAACAGGTACGGCGAGTGGTTATGGCAACCAGGCCAATACCCTCATTCGCTCTACGGTCAGCGGTATGGTCTTAGATGTACCCGTCGAAAAGGGCAATCAGGTTATCGAGAGCAACAACTTCAATGAAGGAACTACCATAGCCGCCATAGCTGATGTTGAGAAAATGATTTTTGAAGGCAAGGTCGATGAATCTGAAGTCGGTAAAATAACCGAAAACCTTCCGTTGGAAATTACCGTAGGGGCCATTGAGGATCAAGTTTTTGATGCAGTTCTCGATTACATCGCACCAAAGGGAAAAGAAGAAAATGGAGCGATCCAGTTTGAGATTAAGGGCACTTTGACAAAAGAGGATACCACCTTCATCCGCGCTGGCCTGAGTGCCAATGCCTCCATTATTCTGGCAAGGGCCGACAGCGTTCTAGCTTTAAAAGAAGCTTTGGTACAGTTTGATACAGAGACCAAAGAACCTTTTGTTGAAATCGAAAAAGGCGAACAACAATTCGAAAGAAAAGAGATCCAGCTCGGTATCAGTGATGGTATTTTCGTGGAGGTAAAATCAGGCGTTGGTCCAGATGACAAAATCAAGGTCTGGAACAACGTTGAGCCAGAAGTCACGGCCAACTGA
- a CDS encoding ABC transporter permease, which translates to MFNRDRWKEILEVLTSNWFRTVLTAFGVFWGIFILIILLAAGKGLENGINQDFGDIATNTMFMWTRRTTKPYQGLPKDRSFEFKREDVQTIRDNVPNLRFLSPRNQLGGFSSGGNNVVRGLNAGAYNVYGDYPEIINQDPMTVTSGRFINYNDINEKRKVAIIGQGVKNDLYDKNEEVLGTYIKIQGVNFLVVGTYKKNSSDGGEEAQKEIFVPFTSFSQAFNYGEDVGWMAITAEDGHSISVLKEKIIDVMKKKHKVHPEDHRAIGHFDLYEQYNRVESLFAGMRWIAIIVGTFVLLSGIIGVSNIMLIVVKERTKEIGIRRALGEHPWSIKKQVILESIFLTIISGMAGIIFGALFIYAVNALLANVGPVDMFMNPSVSVRVVATALLVLVISGLLAGFIPAQSAIRVRPIEALRNE; encoded by the coding sequence ATGTTCAATAGAGATCGTTGGAAAGAAATTTTGGAGGTATTGACCAGTAACTGGTTTAGAACCGTCTTGACCGCTTTTGGAGTCTTTTGGGGCATTTTCATACTCATCATTCTTTTGGCGGCAGGCAAAGGGCTGGAGAATGGTATTAACCAAGATTTCGGTGATATTGCCACCAATACCATGTTCATGTGGACAAGAAGGACCACAAAACCTTACCAAGGCCTGCCAAAAGATAGGAGTTTCGAATTTAAGCGCGAAGATGTACAGACCATTAGGGATAATGTGCCAAATCTGAGATTTCTTTCTCCAAGAAACCAACTAGGTGGCTTCAGTTCGGGCGGTAACAATGTGGTAAGGGGGCTCAATGCCGGTGCGTACAATGTGTATGGCGACTATCCCGAAATTATCAACCAAGACCCCATGACCGTGACGTCCGGTAGGTTTATCAATTATAACGATATCAACGAAAAGCGCAAGGTGGCCATTATTGGGCAAGGAGTGAAAAATGATCTTTATGATAAGAATGAAGAGGTGTTGGGTACCTATATCAAGATTCAAGGTGTCAATTTTTTGGTGGTAGGTACGTATAAAAAGAACAGTAGTGATGGGGGCGAAGAAGCCCAAAAAGAAATTTTTGTCCCCTTTACTTCATTTTCGCAGGCTTTCAATTACGGCGAAGATGTAGGCTGGATGGCCATTACTGCCGAAGATGGCCACTCGATATCGGTGCTCAAGGAAAAAATCATCGATGTGATGAAGAAAAAGCACAAAGTGCATCCTGAAGACCATCGCGCGATAGGCCATTTCGATCTCTATGAACAATATAACCGCGTAGAGAGCCTTTTTGCCGGTATGCGATGGATTGCCATAATAGTGGGAACCTTTGTTTTGCTTTCAGGAATCATCGGTGTCAGTAATATCATGCTCATAGTGGTAAAAGAACGTACCAAAGAGATCGGCATACGAAGGGCTCTGGGCGAACATCCTTGGTCGATTAAGAAGCAGGTCATATTAGAGTCGATATTCTTGACCATAATCTCAGGAATGGCCGGTATAATTTTTGGGGCACTCTTTATTTATGCGGTCAATGCGCTTTTGGCAAATGTGGGGCCGGTAGACATGTTCATGAACCCCAGTGTAAGCGTTCGTGTGGTCGCGACCGCACTTTTGGTATTGGTGATATCGGGGCTGTTGGCAGGGTTCATACCCGCACAGAGTGCTATACGTGTCAGACCCATTGAGGCATTAAGAAATGAATAA
- a CDS encoding ABC transporter permease, with protein MFDLERWQEIFDTIRKNKLRTFLTGLSVASGIFILVVLLGFGNGMQNGIKREFEQDATTSLWVWTGVTSKEYKGLNPGRRIQLTNENFDSSGKLFSETIEYQSPRLFVRDVTVNYGKEALVYSIQGVSDQFQFIENTRIIEGRFINYQDYASTAKIAVIGRKIRTDVFNKVETPIGEFIEISGIPFKIVGVFKEYEDREEERIYIPITTAQKVFNGGDRLNTLSYTLPPKENFDQAVAEATMFKEGLKKHLQQVHTVAPDDTSAVEVWSALEEAKRYYSLTGNIKLFFWFVGVCTIIAGVVGVSNIMLIVVKERTREIGIRKALGAKPWSIVGMILHESIFVTAISGFGGLILSMLLLEVVGPNVEIDYVVNPSVNLKVAVATVLVLILAGTIAGFFPAWRAARIKVIEALRDE; from the coding sequence ATGTTCGATCTTGAAAGATGGCAAGAGATTTTTGATACCATCCGTAAGAACAAACTTCGTACTTTTTTGACGGGCCTTTCCGTAGCATCCGGCATATTCATCTTGGTAGTGCTTTTGGGTTTTGGCAATGGTATGCAGAATGGTATCAAACGTGAGTTTGAACAAGATGCGACTACCAGTTTATGGGTATGGACAGGAGTCACTTCAAAAGAGTACAAGGGGCTCAACCCCGGCCGGCGCATTCAGCTGACCAATGAGAACTTTGACTCTTCAGGCAAACTTTTTTCTGAAACAATAGAATATCAATCACCAAGGCTTTTTGTACGTGATGTCACGGTAAACTATGGCAAAGAAGCTTTGGTGTATAGTATACAGGGGGTATCGGATCAGTTTCAATTCATCGAGAACACCAGAATTATTGAAGGACGGTTTATCAACTACCAAGATTATGCATCAACCGCCAAGATTGCCGTTATCGGAAGGAAAATAAGGACCGATGTGTTCAACAAAGTAGAAACTCCAATAGGCGAATTCATTGAGATAAGTGGCATTCCCTTCAAAATTGTCGGTGTCTTTAAAGAATATGAAGACCGCGAAGAAGAGCGAATCTATATTCCTATAACAACGGCACAAAAGGTTTTTAATGGCGGTGATCGTTTAAACACACTATCGTATACCTTGCCGCCCAAAGAGAATTTTGACCAAGCTGTGGCCGAAGCGACGATGTTCAAAGAGGGGCTAAAAAAACATTTACAGCAAGTTCACACCGTGGCACCTGATGATACCAGTGCGGTCGAGGTCTGGAGTGCCCTTGAAGAAGCTAAGCGGTATTATAGCCTTACCGGCAACATCAAACTGTTTTTTTGGTTCGTAGGTGTCTGTACCATCATCGCTGGAGTAGTGGGCGTAAGCAATATCATGTTGATTGTCGTTAAGGAAAGAACTCGCGAAATAGGTATTCGAAAAGCCTTGGGCGCGAAACCTTGGTCGATTGTGGGCATGATTCTTCACGAATCGATATTTGTAACGGCTATTTCAGGATTTGGAGGACTCATACTGAGTATGTTGTTGTTAGAAGTCGTTGGGCCAAATGTTGAGATTGACTATGTGGTAAATCCATCTGTAAACTTAAAAGTTGCGGTAGCGACCGTTCTGGTACTGATATTGGCAGGAACGATCGCTGGGTTTTTCCCAGCATGGAGGGCTGCCAGAATAAAAGTAATCGAAGCACTGAGAGACGAATAA
- a CDS encoding DUF420 domain-containing protein, with protein MIEDVVLKEKKFNRIINIVSVAIPVVVALLFGVKLPNVEPLSFLPPIYAAINAVTAILLIIAVIAIKNGRRVLHQRLMTTCIALSLLFLLMYVAYHMTSDSTPFGGEGLLRYVYFFVLISHILLSIVIIPLVLKTYARAYLKQFERHRRLAKITFPIWLYVAITGVVVYLMISPYYQ; from the coding sequence ATGATAGAAGATGTGGTTTTGAAAGAGAAAAAATTCAACAGGATCATCAATATCGTTTCGGTGGCAATTCCTGTTGTAGTGGCATTGTTGTTCGGGGTCAAACTTCCGAACGTGGAACCCTTGTCTTTTTTGCCGCCTATTTATGCCGCCATCAATGCCGTGACCGCCATTTTGTTGATTATTGCCGTAATTGCCATCAAAAATGGTAGAAGGGTCTTGCACCAAAGGCTGATGACCACCTGTATCGCGCTCTCATTATTGTTTTTGTTGATGTATGTGGCTTATCATATGACCTCAGATTCGACACCCTTTGGGGGAGAGGGATTGCTCAGATATGTTTATTTTTTTGTGCTTATTTCCCATATCCTTTTGTCGATAGTGATCATTCCATTGGTATTGAAAACGTATGCAAGGGCGTATTTGAAACAGTTTGAACGACATCGAAGATTGGCAAAGATTACCTTTCCTATTTGGTTATATGTGGCCATAACGGGGGTAGTGGTCTATTTGATGATTTCACCCTATTACCAATAA
- a CDS encoding SCO family protein, with translation MPTTANNKRKYNYIWVSLVILIFGIIFVPKIVDRLAKGDVVRDERSAAAIPSGELTYIENKQTGEKRKVPSFSFINQDSVRVSNEDYLGKVYVVDFFFTTCPTICPVMTKNLVELQQTFTDNDDFGVASFTINPRYDTPSILKKYAKKNGIVDKDWHLLTGDQEEIYRLAEEGFYIVASEAEDAPGGFEHSGMFALVDREGYIRSRKDRHGNPIIYYRGTVTEEQGVNAEGEEEQISLLKQDIKKLLQE, from the coding sequence ATGCCGACAACAGCGAATAACAAGCGAAAGTACAACTACATTTGGGTGTCTTTGGTGATTTTGATTTTCGGTATCATTTTCGTGCCCAAAATTGTCGACCGTCTGGCCAAGGGCGATGTGGTCAGGGACGAAAGGTCGGCTGCCGCCATTCCATCAGGTGAATTGACCTATATAGAGAACAAGCAAACAGGTGAGAAAAGAAAAGTACCTTCCTTTTCTTTCATTAACCAAGATAGTGTAAGGGTCAGCAACGAAGACTATCTGGGCAAGGTTTATGTGGTCGATTTTTTCTTTACCACATGCCCGACCATATGCCCGGTGATGACCAAAAACTTGGTCGAGTTACAGCAAACCTTTACCGATAATGACGATTTCGGAGTGGCTTCGTTTACCATTAACCCGCGATACGATACCCCCTCTATACTTAAGAAATATGCCAAAAAGAACGGTATTGTCGATAAAGACTGGCATCTCTTGACCGGTGACCAAGAAGAAATTTACCGTCTGGCCGAAGAAGGCTTTTATATCGTGGCCAGTGAAGCCGAAGATGCACCCGGCGGTTTTGAACATTCGGGAATGTTTGCTTTGGTCGATAGAGAGGGATACATTCGCTCAAGAAAAGACAGACATGGTAATCCCATTATTTATTATCGAGGCACGGTGACCGAAGAACAGGGCGTAAATGCCGAAGGAGAAGAAGAACAGATTTCGTTGTTGAAACAAGACATTAAAAAGCTTTTGCAAGAATGA
- a CDS encoding cytochrome C oxidase subunit IV family protein, producing MAHDHKLEIFRGLLKFRSNTQKIWGVLIFLTIVTAIEVGLGITKPEILTKNYFIGMKLLNWIFIVLTLVKAYYIAWDFMHLRDEKSSLRRAIVWTPIFLVCYLVFILLYEADYVYTVFKEGFLAWNF from the coding sequence ATGGCGCACGATCATAAATTGGAAATATTCAGGGGGCTTCTAAAGTTCAGGTCAAACACCCAGAAAATTTGGGGAGTACTCATTTTTTTGACCATAGTCACGGCAATAGAAGTGGGTCTTGGGATCACCAAGCCTGAAATCTTGACCAAGAACTATTTCATCGGCATGAAGTTGTTGAACTGGATTTTCATTGTATTGACTTTGGTCAAGGCCTACTATATCGCATGGGATTTCATGCACCTTCGTGACGAAAAAAGCTCACTTCGTAGAGCCATTGTATGGACGCCAATTTTCTTGGTGTGTTACCTTGTGTTCATCTTACTCTATGAAGCCGATTACGTTTACACGGTCTTCAAAGAGGGTTTTCTGGCATGGAATTTCTAA
- a CDS encoding cytochrome c oxidase subunit 3, whose amino-acid sequence MDTAVTTESEGTVWGGGNRPLGASYGKLMMWFFIVSDALTFSGFLVSYGFSRFKFIETWPIADEVFTHVPFFHGNYPMYYVAFMTFILIMSSVTMVLAVDAGHRMMQKKVILYMFLTIVGGAIFVGSQAWEWATFIKGDFGALETKGGRILQFVKADSGERAALADFAKVLPEDRVKHVSNEGIWYEAEGYKTSFSLNEVIEGFKANPGILMRAEQIIPDVEQLRSSENPSDQSKLQELERNYSNLGETGEKAIFKREAALARLNNAVRVVEGANLIRNEYGSRLFADFFFFITGFHGFHVFSGVVINIIIFFNIILGTYERRGHYEMVEKVGLYWHFVDLVWVFVFTFFYLV is encoded by the coding sequence ATGGATACAGCGGTGACGACCGAATCGGAAGGAACAGTTTGGGGAGGGGGCAACAGACCTCTGGGAGCCAGTTACGGCAAATTGATGATGTGGTTTTTCATCGTCTCAGATGCACTTACCTTCTCAGGTTTTTTGGTTTCTTATGGATTTTCAAGGTTCAAGTTTATCGAGACTTGGCCCATAGCCGATGAGGTGTTTACCCACGTGCCCTTTTTTCACGGCAATTACCCCATGTACTATGTGGCGTTCATGACCTTTATACTGATCATGTCTTCGGTCACAATGGTACTGGCAGTTGATGCCGGCCATCGCATGATGCAGAAAAAAGTGATCTTGTACATGTTCTTGACCATTGTTGGGGGCGCCATTTTCGTGGGCTCTCAAGCTTGGGAATGGGCCACGTTCATCAAAGGCGATTTTGGCGCATTGGAAACCAAAGGGGGGCGTATTCTTCAATTTGTGAAAGCTGATTCGGGTGAACGTGCAGCATTGGCCGACTTTGCGAAAGTGTTGCCCGAAGACCGCGTGAAGCATGTTAGCAATGAAGGTATTTGGTATGAGGCCGAGGGCTATAAAACATCTTTTTCGTTAAATGAGGTGATAGAGGGCTTCAAGGCCAATCCGGGTATTTTGATGCGTGCAGAGCAAATTATTCCCGATGTTGAACAATTACGTTCATCTGAAAATCCTTCTGACCAGTCCAAATTACAAGAATTAGAGCGTAATTACAGTAACTTGGGCGAAACAGGGGAGAAAGCAATTTTTAAAAGAGAGGCAGCTTTGGCCAGATTGAACAATGCAGTTCGAGTGGTAGAAGGGGCCAACTTGATTCGAAACGAGTACGGTAGCCGATTGTTCGCCGACTTTTTCTTTTTCATCACCGGCTTTCACGGTTTTCACGTATTTTCAGGGGTGGTCATCAACATCATTATTTTCTTCAACATCATATTGGGCACCTATGAACGGCGTGGCCATTATGAAATGGTTGAAAAAGTAGGACTGTACTGGCACTTTGTCGATTTGGTCTGGGTATTCGTATTCACATTCTTTTATTTGGTATAA